From the Desulfovibrio sp. JY genome, one window contains:
- a CDS encoding response regulator transcription factor, with amino-acid sequence MNEKITLILADDHAMVRKGLTAFLATAQDIDVLDVAECGAEVVAAAKKHAPDVVLLDLFMPDQPAVDTVRQIKKVSPRSQIIMVTSHEGDDYVVPMTQAGALSYILKDTTPEDLIRAVRKAAVGESTLSPRIAKALVTVVTRARAAKTPGGQSHEDLTDREMEVLQCIAEGLSNINIATRLNISEKTVKSHVSNLLSKLYLTDRTQAAVYAWREGIVKK; translated from the coding sequence ATGAACGAAAAGATTACACTTATTTTGGCTGACGATCACGCCATGGTTCGCAAGGGCCTCACTGCTTTCCTGGCGACCGCCCAGGATATAGATGTGCTGGATGTTGCGGAATGCGGCGCTGAAGTGGTGGCAGCGGCCAAGAAGCATGCGCCAGACGTGGTGTTGCTTGACTTGTTTATGCCTGATCAACCGGCGGTTGATACCGTGCGCCAGATTAAAAAGGTCAGTCCACGCAGCCAGATTATTATGGTTACATCGCATGAGGGTGATGACTATGTCGTGCCGATGACACAGGCTGGGGCACTTTCCTACATTCTGAAAGACACTACCCCGGAAGATCTTATCCGGGCGGTGCGGAAAGCGGCGGTAGGAGAAAGTACGTTAAGTCCACGCATTGCCAAGGCACTTGTAACGGTCGTCACGCGGGCGCGTGCGGCAAAAACGCCAGGAGGGCAATCCCACGAGGATTTGACCGATCGCGAGATGGAAGTACTGCAATGCATCGCGGAAGGATTGTCGAATATAAATATTGCTACACGTCTCAATATCTCGGAAAAAACCGTAAAATCGCATGTCAGCAATCTTTTAAGCAAACTGTATTTGACCGACCGCACCCAGGCCGCCGTGTATGCGTGGCGGGAAGGTATCGTAAAAAAGTAA
- a CDS encoding sensor histidine kinase, with protein MKKLLNFCPAFMKRLWFQLALSYTLLAYCAMTVLIVMFYGLDDYHDFRATITPENVAKVVASEKLTVAQGMRGGVNTEWLDKARDNIRDKLINIEHGSDNAIYRVTSSSLPEVYIQIVDMHDRLVLSDPVDLPSEVAVYFAAQKKLTTSTSSVKWLVKNGPIWVDIPIMDSHGNVVARLRVLYIARFNLWVQLQSILAFLRFTWGPLFLCSVPIGIICGLVASRYVTRQLQKINTVTESWRQGNFDPRIALPNDDVFIRHSQYLNVMAQDLEMYFSLKQHLAVSDERNRVARELHDTVKQNLFALGLQLATAKSKPAVMEAAREHILEAEVLTREAQHDLMEIITQLRPAGTNDVSLYDRIMRISADFMRRFGVNIEISIYDSAQFNAYTEHHVLRIVQESLMNAIRHGKASQIEIASNIDREVVTLRISDNGIGFDRSKKTDGFGLTSMRDRVRSLPHGTFEIRSSIGVGTEIILSWKIES; from the coding sequence ATGAAGAAGTTGCTCAATTTCTGTCCTGCTTTTATGAAACGTTTATGGTTTCAACTTGCTCTAAGCTACACGCTGCTCGCTTATTGCGCAATGACGGTACTTATTGTGATGTTCTATGGTCTCGATGATTACCATGACTTCCGTGCTACCATCACCCCGGAAAATGTTGCGAAAGTGGTTGCAAGCGAAAAACTGACTGTCGCACAGGGTATGCGTGGTGGCGTTAACACGGAATGGCTGGACAAGGCGCGGGACAATATTCGTGATAAATTGATCAACATCGAACATGGTAGCGATAATGCAATCTATCGCGTCACAAGTTCCAGTCTTCCGGAGGTGTATATCCAGATTGTTGATATGCATGATCGCCTTGTGCTGTCTGACCCCGTCGATCTTCCAAGTGAAGTGGCAGTTTACTTCGCCGCACAAAAAAAACTGACAACCTCGACGAGCAGCGTCAAATGGTTGGTGAAAAATGGACCAATCTGGGTGGATATTCCTATAATGGACAGCCATGGCAACGTCGTTGCTCGTTTGCGCGTCTTGTATATCGCCAGGTTCAATCTCTGGGTGCAACTTCAAAGCATCCTTGCTTTTTTGCGTTTTACCTGGGGACCTCTATTTTTGTGCTCTGTGCCAATCGGTATCATCTGCGGCTTGGTGGCTTCCCGTTATGTAACACGTCAATTGCAAAAGATAAATACGGTAACGGAAAGTTGGCGGCAAGGCAATTTCGATCCGCGAATAGCACTTCCTAATGACGATGTATTCATCCGGCACAGCCAGTATCTCAATGTCATGGCCCAGGATTTAGAAATGTATTTCAGTTTGAAGCAGCACCTTGCCGTGAGTGATGAACGCAACCGTGTGGCTAGAGAATTACACGATACAGTAAAACAGAATCTGTTTGCGCTTGGACTGCAGTTGGCAACAGCAAAGTCCAAACCAGCCGTTATGGAAGCTGCCCGCGAGCATATTCTTGAGGCGGAAGTCCTTACCCGGGAAGCTCAGCACGATTTGATGGAAATCATCACACAACTACGTCCTGCTGGAACCAACGATGTTTCGCTTTACGATCGTATCATGAGGATCAGCGCTGATTTTATGCGACGCTTCGGCGTGAATATCGAAATTAGTATTTATGATTCCGCTCAATTCAACGCCTACACCGAGCATCACGTGCTTCGGATCGTGCAGGAATCGTTAATGAACGCTATACGTCACGGAAAGGCGTCGCAAATCGAGATTGCAAGCAATATAGACCGCGAAGTCGTCACGTTACGAATTAGCGATAATGGAATTGGTTTTGACAGAAGCAAGAAAACGGATGGATTCGGCCTGACCTCCATGCGCGATCGAGTCCGTAGTCTGCCGCACGGAACATTTGAAATCAGAAGCTCCATTGGTGTTGGAACCGAAATAATACTTTCATGGAAAATCGAATCATGA
- a CDS encoding MipA/OmpV family protein: MINRKQSKIVIVILWACFIALASPFPFFAAKSARAEELRYPEQQVFPEQQVSPAENSMQKPSGQQDDWKITLGVGTMYKPAFLGSKDYQMMAFPDIKIEYKDRFFASLFGVGYKVICNDVWSIGPIVKLDFGRTENDDNPFRIAGEKTHALRGLGNVDATVELGGFVEYNIGPFTYQLEMRQGVGGHQGFIIETGFDFRGFIDKPGKPIMYSVGPHLTFADSNYNNAYFGITRSQSINSGLSRYDATAGVVSYGIGGFVVVPLSDALSVGVFGGYDRLANGVADSPLIKKRGDPNQFMGGLRLSYEFGY; the protein is encoded by the coding sequence GTGATAAATCGCAAACAATCTAAAATAGTTATAGTGATTTTGTGGGCATGTTTCATCGCGCTCGCGTCCCCATTCCCATTCTTTGCGGCCAAGAGTGCGAGGGCAGAAGAACTCCGTTATCCTGAGCAGCAGGTCTTTCCTGAGCAGCAGGTCTCTCCAGCCGAAAATTCTATGCAAAAGCCGTCAGGACAGCAAGACGACTGGAAAATTACCCTGGGCGTTGGTACTATGTACAAACCAGCGTTCCTTGGCTCCAAAGATTATCAGATGATGGCTTTTCCGGACATCAAGATTGAATATAAGGATCGATTCTTTGCCTCGCTCTTTGGCGTTGGCTACAAAGTCATCTGTAATGATGTGTGGAGCATAGGGCCGATTGTCAAGCTTGATTTTGGCCGCACAGAGAACGACGATAATCCTTTTCGCATTGCAGGTGAAAAGACGCATGCGCTGAGAGGTCTCGGCAATGTGGATGCGACAGTAGAGCTTGGTGGATTTGTCGAATATAATATTGGACCGTTCACCTATCAGCTTGAAATGCGCCAGGGTGTTGGTGGTCACCAAGGGTTTATCATAGAAACAGGCTTCGATTTCAGAGGTTTCATAGATAAGCCTGGGAAGCCAATTATGTATTCTGTTGGACCTCATTTAACTTTTGCAGATTCAAACTATAATAATGCATATTTTGGTATAACAAGAAGCCAATCGATCAATTCCGGACTTTCCAGGTATGATGCGACTGCCGGGGTGGTTTCATATGGCATCGGAGGCTTCGTTGTGGTGCCGCTGTCCGATGCTCTATCAGTTGGCGTTTTTGGTGGTTATGACCGGTTGGCCAACGGGGTGGCAGACTCGCCTCTTATAAAAAAGCGTGGTGACCCGAACCAATTCATGGGCGGTTTGCGGCTTTCTTATGAGTTTGGGTATTGA
- a CDS encoding HAD hydrolase-like protein, with product MCAFRTLREYGVKIAEVSNLAQPYGVPLLKLLPLEPNVRAFSYEVDARKPEVPIYRYAWEGLGCAPDELLMVGESLQHDYQAPRNLGLFALWLNRKNTSHQSDKGQIVHSLQVLLHSLTRHFERYSSDPPVSGW from the coding sequence ATGTGTGCCTTCCGGACGCTCCGGGAGTATGGTGTTAAGATCGCGGAGGTCTCCAATCTCGCCCAGCCCTATGGCGTGCCACTTCTCAAGCTCCTTCCCCTTGAGCCTAATGTTCGGGCCTTTTCTTACGAGGTCGACGCACGGAAGCCAGAAGTGCCCATCTACCGGTATGCCTGGGAGGGCCTTGGCTGCGCCCCTGACGAGCTCCTCATGGTTGGTGAATCGCTACAACACGACTATCAGGCTCCCCGCAATCTCGGGCTTTTCGCCTTATGGCTCAATCGAAAGAACACCTCGCACCAGAGTGATAAGGGGCAGATCGTCCATTCTCTCCAGGTCCTCCTCCACTCCTTGACCCGCCATTTTGAACGATATTCAAGCGATCCCCCAGTCTCAGGTTGGTAA
- a CDS encoding site-specific integrase: protein MATIRKRGAAQWEARIRKRGYPTTCKTFDTKVEAEAWAKDIETTMNKSLFVSAKEAEQYTLSECLERYIEEYIPRLKHAKRETDRARFLQKRTIAHRIMATIRARDIADFRREREAEGVSGNTIRLDFALLSKLFNYARSDWGMESLQNPVELAAKPRPAKGRERRLEEGEEERLLAAAAPRFRPVILFALETAMRREEIASLHWKNVNIRGRYVLLPETKNSEARTVPLAEGALAVLRELPRSLDQGPVFGLSADQITASMKYACKKAKLEDLRFHDLRHEATSRFFELTDLDVMEIKAITGHKSLQMLARYTHLRTANLAARLDGAKRGEVKRF, encoded by the coding sequence ATGGCAACCATACGCAAACGCGGTGCAGCGCAGTGGGAGGCCCGGATTCGCAAGCGGGGCTATCCCACGACGTGCAAAACCTTTGACACCAAAGTGGAAGCCGAAGCCTGGGCCAAGGACATCGAAACGACCATGAACAAGAGCCTCTTCGTGTCCGCCAAGGAGGCCGAGCAATATACACTTAGCGAGTGCCTTGAGCGCTACATTGAGGAGTATATCCCGCGCCTGAAGCACGCCAAACGGGAAACCGACCGGGCCAGGTTCCTCCAGAAGCGGACCATCGCCCATCGGATCATGGCCACCATCCGCGCCCGGGACATTGCCGACTTCCGGCGAGAACGCGAAGCCGAAGGCGTGAGCGGCAACACCATACGCCTGGATTTCGCTCTGCTCTCCAAGCTCTTCAACTACGCCCGCTCGGATTGGGGTATGGAAAGCCTGCAAAACCCCGTGGAGCTGGCCGCCAAGCCTAGGCCAGCCAAAGGCCGCGAACGACGCCTGGAGGAGGGCGAGGAAGAGCGCCTCTTGGCTGCGGCTGCGCCCAGGTTCAGGCCGGTCATCCTTTTTGCCCTGGAAACCGCCATGCGCCGGGAGGAAATCGCCAGCCTACACTGGAAGAACGTCAATATTCGAGGGCGATACGTCCTCTTGCCCGAAACCAAGAACAGCGAGGCCCGGACAGTCCCCCTTGCAGAAGGGGCCTTGGCTGTCCTGCGCGAGCTGCCCCGGAGCTTGGACCAGGGGCCTGTGTTTGGCCTCTCGGCGGATCAAATAACGGCGTCAATGAAGTATGCGTGCAAGAAGGCAAAGCTTGAAGACCTACGCTTCCATGATCTGCGGCACGAAGCCACTAGCCGTTTTTTTGAGCTTACGGACTTGGATGTGATGGAAATCAAGGCTATTACCGGACATAAATCCCTGCAAATGCTGGCGAGGTACACGCATTTGCGCACGGCGAACCTTGCGGCGAGACTGGATGGCGCGAAGCGCGGAGAGGTCAAACGCTTTTAA
- a CDS encoding HAD family hydrolase: MEPQQIKGVLFDAFGTLCRIESPRLPYRSIMKRWGNGAADCYQAIMTRDASLAELAREAGLSREETALLEAHVAEETDSMRLFPEVPQTLQTLRRLGVKIAVVSNLAKPYGAPCLELLSFEPDVCAFSYAVGARKPEAPIYRYAWEGLGCAPGELLMVGDSLQNDYQAPRDLGLHALWLNRKADSLEGENGHVVHTLQGILGYLGIG; this comes from the coding sequence ATGGAGCCACAGCAAATCAAAGGCGTACTTTTCGACGCCTTCGGCACCTTGTGCCGCATCGAATCCCCCCGGCTCCCTTACCGCTCGATCATGAAGCGATGGGGGAACGGGGCGGCCGATTGCTACCAAGCCATCATGACGCGCGATGCTTCCTTGGCGGAGCTCGCCAGGGAAGCCGGGTTGTCCCGGGAGGAAACCGCTCTCCTTGAAGCGCATGTGGCCGAGGAAACGGACTCCATGCGTCTTTTTCCCGAGGTGCCGCAAACTCTCCAGACGCTCCGTAGGCTTGGCGTCAAGATCGCGGTGGTCTCCAACCTCGCCAAGCCCTACGGCGCGCCGTGTCTTGAGCTCCTGTCCTTTGAGCCGGATGTTTGCGCTTTTTCCTATGCGGTTGGCGCACGCAAGCCCGAGGCGCCGATCTACCGGTATGCCTGGGAGGGGCTTGGCTGTGCCCCCGGCGAACTCCTCATGGTCGGCGATTCGCTGCAAAACGACTATCAGGCTCCCCGCGATCTTGGGCTTCACGCTTTATGGCTCAATCGAAAGGCCGACTCGCTTGAGGGCGAAAACGGGCATGTTGTCCATACCCTTCAGGGCATTCTTGGCTACCTGGGTATCGGTTGA